Proteins encoded by one window of Misgurnus anguillicaudatus chromosome 4, ASM2758022v2, whole genome shotgun sequence:
- the LOC129420713 gene encoding uncharacterized protein isoform X3 yields the protein MAEERQTAIQRDRKRQTRQTDALLERVQDIINNIHLRNVQYESVGAVPHTAELSPTLQSKMSPDVYIRPSSTPVQNQTLRTSSSLKKETLRLLNQRMEREKNHDDEFSDRLYSGSPDSVLSGLSLNLTGSYVQLPSPQPSRSPLTQRTRRPHILISCPVSESELGPNGSEYKNHPSGRAEQSVFIEPGAQWDYSCSESSDRQLSITTSTPSTTSNHKEIQSSLTRSQDKPARRSPPAPLNQSYDVESPSPFLIRPQVRSTPSSCSGGHGSVLDGFSQCPLEDRMNIKQPCTAETQQTDEQEIEALHERLKKEDSQQISDNLTAQKKETLKHQQEVQRRCDVTSSVLSVSWTQTAELKTQHNLNTLVSEEHMKGFCRFNALARGFLTRRLLQTDKIKHLRKTVQDTREFIQSFQNDPQLKRVSISYQDLSLQHRVTAQLRAALHDIHQIFFVWPIKHRLHLLQKDREIHTERTIREMEKVKGSGIRQILSSATQKSLERNKHRQTKRTKMMAKTSSGSRVLRSSLGQNSVRQPSVVKQKEECIQPVVHRKCLSLR from the exons ATGGCAgaagagagacagacagctATACAGAGAGACCGAAAGAGACAGACACGACAAACAGACGCTCTGCTGGAGCGTGTGCAGGACATCATTAACAACATCCAC TTACGAAATGTTCAATACGAATCAGTCGGGGCAGTGCCACATACAGctgaactttctccaactcTCCAGTCCAAAATGAGTCCAGATGTCTACATCAGACCCAGTTCAACCCCGGTCCAGAACCAGACCTTAAGAACCAGCAGTTCACTGAAGAAAGAGACTCTCAGACTGCTCAACCAGCggatggagagagagaagaaccACGATGATGAGTTCAGTGACCGCTTATACTCAGGATCACCAGATTCTGTCCTCAGTGGTCTCTCTCTTAATCTGACGGGCTCATACGTTCAGTTGCCCAGCCCTCAGCCCAGCCGCAGTCCTCTTACACAGAGAACGAGGAGACCGCACATTCTCATCTCCTGTCCCGTCAGTGAGTCTGAACTCGGTCCAAACGGATCTGAATATAAAAATCATCCATCAGGGAGAGCAGAGCAGTCGGTGTTTATTGAACCTGGTGCCCAATGGGACTACAGCTGTTCAGAGTCGAGTGATagacagctgtcaatcacaaccTCCACCCCCAGCACTACCAGTAACCACAAAGAAATCCAGTCCAGTTTAACCCGGTCACAAGATAAACCAGCTCGTCGTTCACCTCCTGCTCCTCTGAATCAATCCTATGATGTGGAGAGCCCATCACCCTTTCTGATTAGGCCACAGGTGCGGTCCACACCCTCATCATGCTCAGGTGGGCACGGTTCAGTCCTGGATGGATTCTCACAATGCCCACTGGAGGATCGGATGAATATTAAACAGCCCTGTACAGCTGAAACTCAGCAAA CAGACGAGCAGGAGATTGAGGCGTTACATGAGCGTTTGAAGAAAGAAGACAGCCAGCAGATCTCTGATAACCTCACAGCACAGAAGAAAGAGACACTAAAGCACCAGCAG gagGTCCAGAGAAGATGTGATGTGACCTCATCAGTGCTCAGTGTCAGCTGGACTCAAACTGCAGAGTTAAAGACACAACACAACTTAAACACTCTG GTTTCTGAGGAGCACATGAAGGGTTTCTGTCGTTTTAACGCTCTGGCTCGAGGTTTCTTAACACGCAGACTCCTGCAAACGGACAAAATCAAACACCTCCGCAAAACTGTACAg GATACCAGAGAGTTCATCCAGTCATTCCAGAATGATCCACAACTGAAGAGAGTCTCCATCTCTTATCAGGATCTGTCTCTACAACACAGAGTCACAGCACAG CTGCGAGCTGCATTGCATGACATCCATCAGATCTTCTTTGTGTGGCCTATAAAACACAGACTTCATCTGCtgcagaaagacagagagattCACACAGAGAGAACAATCAGAGAAatg GAGAAAGTCAAGGGTTCAGGAATCAGACAGATTCTCTCTTCAGCCACTCAGAAGAGCCTAGAAAGAAATAAACACAG GCAAACAAAAAGGACAAAGATGATGGCTAAGACTTCATCAGGATCCAG GGTTCTGCGGTCCAGTCTCGGTCAGAACAGCGTCAGACAGCC gAGTGTTGTGAAACAGAAAGAGGAGTGTATACAGCCGGTCGTCCACAGGAAGTGTCTGTCATTGAGataa
- the LOC129420713 gene encoding uncharacterized protein isoform X4, which produces MAEERQTAIQRDRKRQTRQTDALLERVQDIINNIHLRNVQYESVGAVPHTAELSPTLQSKMSPDVYIRPSSTPVQNQTLRTSSSLKKETLRLLNQRMEREKNHDDEFSDRLYSGSPDSVLSGLSLNLTGSYVQLPSPQPSRSPLTQRTRRPHILISCPVSESELGPNGSEYKNHPSGRAEQSVFIEPGAQWDYSCSESSDRQLSITTSTPSTTSNHKEIQSSLTRSQDKPARRSPPAPLNQSYDVESPSPFLIRPQVRSTPSSCSGGHGSVLDGFSQCPLEDRMNIKQPCTAETQQNEQEIEALHERLKKEDSQQISDNLTAQKKETLKHQQEVQRRCDVTSSVLSVSWTQTAELKTQHNLNTLVSEEHMKGFCRFNALARGFLTRRLLQTDKIKHLRKTVQDTREFIQSFQNDPQLKRVSISYQDLSLQHRVTAQLRAALHDIHQIFFVWPIKHRLHLLQKDREIHTERTIREMEKVKGSGIRQILSSATQKSLERNKHRQTKRTKMMAKTSSGSRVLRSSLGQNSVRQPSVVKQKEECIQPVVHRKCLSLR; this is translated from the exons ATGGCAgaagagagacagacagctATACAGAGAGACCGAAAGAGACAGACACGACAAACAGACGCTCTGCTGGAGCGTGTGCAGGACATCATTAACAACATCCAC TTACGAAATGTTCAATACGAATCAGTCGGGGCAGTGCCACATACAGctgaactttctccaactcTCCAGTCCAAAATGAGTCCAGATGTCTACATCAGACCCAGTTCAACCCCGGTCCAGAACCAGACCTTAAGAACCAGCAGTTCACTGAAGAAAGAGACTCTCAGACTGCTCAACCAGCggatggagagagagaagaaccACGATGATGAGTTCAGTGACCGCTTATACTCAGGATCACCAGATTCTGTCCTCAGTGGTCTCTCTCTTAATCTGACGGGCTCATACGTTCAGTTGCCCAGCCCTCAGCCCAGCCGCAGTCCTCTTACACAGAGAACGAGGAGACCGCACATTCTCATCTCCTGTCCCGTCAGTGAGTCTGAACTCGGTCCAAACGGATCTGAATATAAAAATCATCCATCAGGGAGAGCAGAGCAGTCGGTGTTTATTGAACCTGGTGCCCAATGGGACTACAGCTGTTCAGAGTCGAGTGATagacagctgtcaatcacaaccTCCACCCCCAGCACTACCAGTAACCACAAAGAAATCCAGTCCAGTTTAACCCGGTCACAAGATAAACCAGCTCGTCGTTCACCTCCTGCTCCTCTGAATCAATCCTATGATGTGGAGAGCCCATCACCCTTTCTGATTAGGCCACAGGTGCGGTCCACACCCTCATCATGCTCAGGTGGGCACGGTTCAGTCCTGGATGGATTCTCACAATGCCCACTGGAGGATCGGATGAATATTAAACAGCCCTGTACAGCTGAAACTCAGCAAA ACGAGCAGGAGATTGAGGCGTTACATGAGCGTTTGAAGAAAGAAGACAGCCAGCAGATCTCTGATAACCTCACAGCACAGAAGAAAGAGACACTAAAGCACCAGCAG gagGTCCAGAGAAGATGTGATGTGACCTCATCAGTGCTCAGTGTCAGCTGGACTCAAACTGCAGAGTTAAAGACACAACACAACTTAAACACTCTG GTTTCTGAGGAGCACATGAAGGGTTTCTGTCGTTTTAACGCTCTGGCTCGAGGTTTCTTAACACGCAGACTCCTGCAAACGGACAAAATCAAACACCTCCGCAAAACTGTACAg GATACCAGAGAGTTCATCCAGTCATTCCAGAATGATCCACAACTGAAGAGAGTCTCCATCTCTTATCAGGATCTGTCTCTACAACACAGAGTCACAGCACAG CTGCGAGCTGCATTGCATGACATCCATCAGATCTTCTTTGTGTGGCCTATAAAACACAGACTTCATCTGCtgcagaaagacagagagattCACACAGAGAGAACAATCAGAGAAatg GAGAAAGTCAAGGGTTCAGGAATCAGACAGATTCTCTCTTCAGCCACTCAGAAGAGCCTAGAAAGAAATAAACACAG GCAAACAAAAAGGACAAAGATGATGGCTAAGACTTCATCAGGATCCAG GGTTCTGCGGTCCAGTCTCGGTCAGAACAGCGTCAGACAGCC gAGTGTTGTGAAACAGAAAGAGGAGTGTATACAGCCGGTCGTCCACAGGAAGTGTCTGTCATTGAGataa
- the LOC129420713 gene encoding uncharacterized protein isoform X2 produces the protein MAEERQTAIQRDRKRQTRQTDALLERVQDIINNIHLRNVQYESVGAVPHTAELSPTLQSKMSPDVYIRPSSTPVQNQTLRTSSSLKKETLRLLNQRMEREKNHDDEFSDRLYSGSPDSVLSGLSLNLTGSYVQLPSPQPSRSPLTQRTRRPHILISCPVSESELGPNGSEYKNHPSGRAEQSVFIEPGAQWDYSCSESSDRQLSITTSTPSTTSNHKEIQSSLTRSQDKPARRSPPAPLNQSYDVESPSPFLIRPQVRSTPSSCSGGHGSVLDGFSQCPLEDRMNIKQPCTAETQQSKTEDEQEIEALHERLKKEDSQQISDNLTAQKKETLKHQQEVQRRCDVTSSVLSVSWTQTAELKTQHNLNTLVSEEHMKGFCRFNALARGFLTRRLLQTDKIKHLRKTVQDTREFIQSFQNDPQLKRVSISYQDLSLQHRVTAQLRAALHDIHQIFFVWPIKHRLHLLQKDREIHTERTIREMEKVKGSGIRQILSSATQKSLERNKHRQTKRTKMMAKTSSGSRVLRSSLGQNSVRQPSVVKQKEECIQPVVHRKCLSLR, from the exons ATGGCAgaagagagacagacagctATACAGAGAGACCGAAAGAGACAGACACGACAAACAGACGCTCTGCTGGAGCGTGTGCAGGACATCATTAACAACATCCAC TTACGAAATGTTCAATACGAATCAGTCGGGGCAGTGCCACATACAGctgaactttctccaactcTCCAGTCCAAAATGAGTCCAGATGTCTACATCAGACCCAGTTCAACCCCGGTCCAGAACCAGACCTTAAGAACCAGCAGTTCACTGAAGAAAGAGACTCTCAGACTGCTCAACCAGCggatggagagagagaagaaccACGATGATGAGTTCAGTGACCGCTTATACTCAGGATCACCAGATTCTGTCCTCAGTGGTCTCTCTCTTAATCTGACGGGCTCATACGTTCAGTTGCCCAGCCCTCAGCCCAGCCGCAGTCCTCTTACACAGAGAACGAGGAGACCGCACATTCTCATCTCCTGTCCCGTCAGTGAGTCTGAACTCGGTCCAAACGGATCTGAATATAAAAATCATCCATCAGGGAGAGCAGAGCAGTCGGTGTTTATTGAACCTGGTGCCCAATGGGACTACAGCTGTTCAGAGTCGAGTGATagacagctgtcaatcacaaccTCCACCCCCAGCACTACCAGTAACCACAAAGAAATCCAGTCCAGTTTAACCCGGTCACAAGATAAACCAGCTCGTCGTTCACCTCCTGCTCCTCTGAATCAATCCTATGATGTGGAGAGCCCATCACCCTTTCTGATTAGGCCACAGGTGCGGTCCACACCCTCATCATGCTCAGGTGGGCACGGTTCAGTCCTGGATGGATTCTCACAATGCCCACTGGAGGATCGGATGAATATTAAACAGCCCTGTACAGCTGAAACTCAGCAAAGTAAGACTGAAG ACGAGCAGGAGATTGAGGCGTTACATGAGCGTTTGAAGAAAGAAGACAGCCAGCAGATCTCTGATAACCTCACAGCACAGAAGAAAGAGACACTAAAGCACCAGCAG gagGTCCAGAGAAGATGTGATGTGACCTCATCAGTGCTCAGTGTCAGCTGGACTCAAACTGCAGAGTTAAAGACACAACACAACTTAAACACTCTG GTTTCTGAGGAGCACATGAAGGGTTTCTGTCGTTTTAACGCTCTGGCTCGAGGTTTCTTAACACGCAGACTCCTGCAAACGGACAAAATCAAACACCTCCGCAAAACTGTACAg GATACCAGAGAGTTCATCCAGTCATTCCAGAATGATCCACAACTGAAGAGAGTCTCCATCTCTTATCAGGATCTGTCTCTACAACACAGAGTCACAGCACAG CTGCGAGCTGCATTGCATGACATCCATCAGATCTTCTTTGTGTGGCCTATAAAACACAGACTTCATCTGCtgcagaaagacagagagattCACACAGAGAGAACAATCAGAGAAatg GAGAAAGTCAAGGGTTCAGGAATCAGACAGATTCTCTCTTCAGCCACTCAGAAGAGCCTAGAAAGAAATAAACACAG GCAAACAAAAAGGACAAAGATGATGGCTAAGACTTCATCAGGATCCAG GGTTCTGCGGTCCAGTCTCGGTCAGAACAGCGTCAGACAGCC gAGTGTTGTGAAACAGAAAGAGGAGTGTATACAGCCGGTCGTCCACAGGAAGTGTCTGTCATTGAGataa
- the LOC129420713 gene encoding uncharacterized protein isoform X1 has translation MAEERQTAIQRDRKRQTRQTDALLERVQDIINNIHLRNVQYESVGAVPHTAELSPTLQSKMSPDVYIRPSSTPVQNQTLRTSSSLKKETLRLLNQRMEREKNHDDEFSDRLYSGSPDSVLSGLSLNLTGSYVQLPSPQPSRSPLTQRTRRPHILISCPVSESELGPNGSEYKNHPSGRAEQSVFIEPGAQWDYSCSESSDRQLSITTSTPSTTSNHKEIQSSLTRSQDKPARRSPPAPLNQSYDVESPSPFLIRPQVRSTPSSCSGGHGSVLDGFSQCPLEDRMNIKQPCTAETQQSKTEADEQEIEALHERLKKEDSQQISDNLTAQKKETLKHQQEVQRRCDVTSSVLSVSWTQTAELKTQHNLNTLVSEEHMKGFCRFNALARGFLTRRLLQTDKIKHLRKTVQDTREFIQSFQNDPQLKRVSISYQDLSLQHRVTAQLRAALHDIHQIFFVWPIKHRLHLLQKDREIHTERTIREMEKVKGSGIRQILSSATQKSLERNKHRQTKRTKMMAKTSSGSRVLRSSLGQNSVRQPSVVKQKEECIQPVVHRKCLSLR, from the exons ATGGCAgaagagagacagacagctATACAGAGAGACCGAAAGAGACAGACACGACAAACAGACGCTCTGCTGGAGCGTGTGCAGGACATCATTAACAACATCCAC TTACGAAATGTTCAATACGAATCAGTCGGGGCAGTGCCACATACAGctgaactttctccaactcTCCAGTCCAAAATGAGTCCAGATGTCTACATCAGACCCAGTTCAACCCCGGTCCAGAACCAGACCTTAAGAACCAGCAGTTCACTGAAGAAAGAGACTCTCAGACTGCTCAACCAGCggatggagagagagaagaaccACGATGATGAGTTCAGTGACCGCTTATACTCAGGATCACCAGATTCTGTCCTCAGTGGTCTCTCTCTTAATCTGACGGGCTCATACGTTCAGTTGCCCAGCCCTCAGCCCAGCCGCAGTCCTCTTACACAGAGAACGAGGAGACCGCACATTCTCATCTCCTGTCCCGTCAGTGAGTCTGAACTCGGTCCAAACGGATCTGAATATAAAAATCATCCATCAGGGAGAGCAGAGCAGTCGGTGTTTATTGAACCTGGTGCCCAATGGGACTACAGCTGTTCAGAGTCGAGTGATagacagctgtcaatcacaaccTCCACCCCCAGCACTACCAGTAACCACAAAGAAATCCAGTCCAGTTTAACCCGGTCACAAGATAAACCAGCTCGTCGTTCACCTCCTGCTCCTCTGAATCAATCCTATGATGTGGAGAGCCCATCACCCTTTCTGATTAGGCCACAGGTGCGGTCCACACCCTCATCATGCTCAGGTGGGCACGGTTCAGTCCTGGATGGATTCTCACAATGCCCACTGGAGGATCGGATGAATATTAAACAGCCCTGTACAGCTGAAACTCAGCAAAGTAAGACTGAAG CAGACGAGCAGGAGATTGAGGCGTTACATGAGCGTTTGAAGAAAGAAGACAGCCAGCAGATCTCTGATAACCTCACAGCACAGAAGAAAGAGACACTAAAGCACCAGCAG gagGTCCAGAGAAGATGTGATGTGACCTCATCAGTGCTCAGTGTCAGCTGGACTCAAACTGCAGAGTTAAAGACACAACACAACTTAAACACTCTG GTTTCTGAGGAGCACATGAAGGGTTTCTGTCGTTTTAACGCTCTGGCTCGAGGTTTCTTAACACGCAGACTCCTGCAAACGGACAAAATCAAACACCTCCGCAAAACTGTACAg GATACCAGAGAGTTCATCCAGTCATTCCAGAATGATCCACAACTGAAGAGAGTCTCCATCTCTTATCAGGATCTGTCTCTACAACACAGAGTCACAGCACAG CTGCGAGCTGCATTGCATGACATCCATCAGATCTTCTTTGTGTGGCCTATAAAACACAGACTTCATCTGCtgcagaaagacagagagattCACACAGAGAGAACAATCAGAGAAatg GAGAAAGTCAAGGGTTCAGGAATCAGACAGATTCTCTCTTCAGCCACTCAGAAGAGCCTAGAAAGAAATAAACACAG GCAAACAAAAAGGACAAAGATGATGGCTAAGACTTCATCAGGATCCAG GGTTCTGCGGTCCAGTCTCGGTCAGAACAGCGTCAGACAGCC gAGTGTTGTGAAACAGAAAGAGGAGTGTATACAGCCGGTCGTCCACAGGAAGTGTCTGTCATTGAGataa